The genomic region CCTCCAGATTTAGCTGCAATGACGATTTTACCACAGAGCATACCTTCCACAATAACTCTTCCAAAAGGTTCAGGTGCAATGGATGTATGGGTGATTAAATCACAAGCTGACATTAATTGTGGTATATCCTGACGAAAGCCTAAAAATTTAACTCGGTGTTCCAATTGTAGGTGATGAACTTTTTGGTGTAATTCCCGAACATACTCATGTTCGCCAAATAAAGCATCTCCCACCAGAATAGCTGTGATATTGTCTGGAACATGGGCTAATGCTTCTACCAGAATGTGCTGTCCCTTCCATGGAGATAACCTACTGAAATGTCCAATGACAAATTTATCCTCTACTGCTAAAGTGTTTCGTATTTGCTGAATTTGATATCCTGATGCTTGATAGTTTTTCATATCAAACCCATTATATACAACTTCTACCTGTTGAGAGTTTCCTCCAGCTTGAACAAATGCGTCCTTACTAGCTTGAGAGTTAGCAATCACTAAAGATGCAAACCTATTGGCAAGATTAACAGCGATTTGTAAGTTAATGTGACTGAAATGTTCTAAAGACAAAATATCATGTAGATGGTAGACCAAGGGGACACGAGTCAAAAAACTAGCAATTGCTCCTACCACTAAAGCCTTTTGGGTGTTAGCATAGATTAAATCATAATTTTTAGCATGGGAGATAACTGCATTAATAAGAGGGATAATGTGTTGTATACTAATCAAGCTAGATAAAAAACTACTTTTCTTTCTAATAGGAATAGTTTGAGTTGTTAAAACCTCCACAGGAATTTGATAGCTTTCTAATAGCTTTCTAAAATCACCATCAGCAAATAAACCAACTAAACAAGTATCACTAAAAGGTTTAGCAATATCTAATAGACATAACTCTGCACCACCTGGTTTACCACTTTGGTCTAAAAATAGAATCTTCATAATTATCTTATTTATGGAATACAATTACCTGTCTTACCCTTTGAGCAATATTAGTCCAATCATAGTTTTCAGCAGCATAATTTCTACATTCTTCCCTAGGGGGTAAAACAATCTTTGCTAACATTACTTCCTGCAATTTATTGGCAAGACTATCAACCGCGATGGAATCAGTAATTAACTCAGGTGTAAAGGGCTGTAAAATTTCTGGCATTCCCCCTACAGGAGTACATAAAACAGGAGTTCCACAAGCCAAAGACTCCAGAATTGCCAGTCCAAAACCTTCAAAAGATTGACTTGGCATCACAGTCAAATCAGCTGCTTGGTAGGCTATAGGTAACTGTTGATCTGGTAAAAATCCTAAAAATCTGACTTGATTTTCCAATCCCAATTCCACCACTTGTTTCTCCAGAGAAGTTTGTATATGTCCACGTCCAGCAATAGCTAACCAAATATCGGGAACCACAGGCTTAATTTTTGCCATTGCTGTCAAGAGTTTATCAATTCCCATACGATTTACTAAACGACGAGAGGTAAATAATATCCGTCTTTCAGTTGGCCAACCCAGTTGTTCCCTCGCTGCTAAACGGGATAAATTATTTTGAAAATGTTTCACATCTACTCCCCCGGGAATAACATGTATTTTTTCCCAGGGAACCTCATACTGTTTATGTAAAATGTTGCCAAAAGCTCGACTTAAAACTATAAAGCGATCGCACCGGTTATAGGTATTTTTTTCCACCAAGTGTTGTTTGATCCAAATAGTCAGTTTTTTATTTAATAGTTCCTCTTGACTTTCAGCGGCCCATGGACCGTGAAAATTAAATGTAATTGGCACACTCTTGGGTAAAAGATCTAAAATAGGAAAACTATATAATGCAAAGTGTAAGTTAACTGCGTCAAAGTGATTGAGACTAATTTGCCGAAAGTTCCTGCGAATAGACCATAATCTTTGCCAAATCTTACTATGGGGGGATGCGAGATTATGTAACCTAATATTGGGAATAGACGGGGTTTGCTGTTCAGGTAGACCTACCCCACATAAATCTATCTGGTCTTGGTTAATAGCCAATTTATGAATTAGTTCATAGATGTACCTTTCCATTCCCCCTGGTGTGGTAGGGA from Cylindrospermopsis curvispora GIHE-G1 harbors:
- a CDS encoding glycosyltransferase family 4 protein; the encoded protein is MKILFLDQSGKPGGAELCLLDIAKPFSDTCLVGLFADGDFRKLLESYQIPVEVLTTQTIPIRKKSSFLSSLISIQHIIPLINAVISHAKNYDLIYANTQKALVVGAIASFLTRVPLVYHLHDILSLEHFSHINLQIAVNLANRFASLVIANSQASKDAFVQAGGNSQQVEVVYNGFDMKNYQASGYQIQQIRNTLAVEDKFVIGHFSRLSPWKGQHILVEALAHVPDNITAILVGDALFGEHEYVRELHQKVHHLQLEHRVKFLGFRQDIPQLMSACDLITHTSIAPEPFGRVIVEGMLCGKIVIAAKSGGAVELIENGTNGFLVTPNQPQELADIIKYCFDQQQQIQNIASYARQLSQQKFDLNVINQKIQQLILKKLTVI
- a CDS encoding glycosyltransferase family 4 protein; translated protein: MEDISTKSVSSSASILTVGSGWFPTTPGGMERYIYELIHKLAINQDQIDLCGVGLPEQQTPSIPNIRLHNLASPHSKIWQRLWSIRRNFRQISLNHFDAVNLHFALYSFPILDLLPKSVPITFNFHGPWAAESQEELLNKKLTIWIKQHLVEKNTYNRCDRFIVLSRAFGNILHKQYEVPWEKIHVIPGGVDVKHFQNNLSRLAAREQLGWPTERRILFTSRRLVNRMGIDKLLTAMAKIKPVVPDIWLAIAGRGHIQTSLEKQVVELGLENQVRFLGFLPDQQLPIAYQAADLTVMPSQSFEGFGLAILESLACGTPVLCTPVGGMPEILQPFTPELITDSIAVDSLANKLQEVMLAKIVLPPREECRNYAAENYDWTNIAQRVRQVIVFHK